From Cecembia calidifontis, one genomic window encodes:
- a CDS encoding porin, with protein sequence MKSTLKWIGNSLLALAFCFPAFGQDTLSFYKSAKDDMFVDHSYKPLTLKLSDDGNKYIRFLIWNQFWVRGTENNPGTLGIDGQPKNHSFDIGLRRARFLAYAQVSPRFLILSHWGINNQTFTNGGAPGGGMTGNPGNLPVIVDPETGTGSANALSAKKPQIFFHDIWTEFKIIEELYIGAGLHYWNGISRMSSHSTLNFMAIDAPIFNWPLIELTDQFARQYGIYAKGQAAKWDYRLALNKPFSVGSGGRFDEDRQVPIAANVVNDNWATQGYIAYQFLEKENNKLPFFVGSYLGTKKVFNIGGGWHHHAGATMSRTADGSAQYHDIKLFGLDTFLDVPLNPANGTAITSYSVFYKYDFGPNYMRNIGIMNVGFGQGSTQNGPGNAQPTIGTGSIFYSQTGFLLPKSILEDHGRIQPFGAFTYKNFELFDASSWQYDLGVNYYMNGHQAKVTLQYSNRPLFENYRKSGSAGEFILQTHIFL encoded by the coding sequence ATGAAATCTACTTTGAAATGGATAGGTAACTCCTTACTGGCTCTTGCATTTTGCTTTCCGGCTTTTGGGCAGGATACCCTTTCATTCTACAAATCTGCAAAAGATGACATGTTTGTAGACCATTCCTATAAGCCATTAACCCTAAAATTGTCTGATGACGGAAATAAATATATCCGTTTTTTGATCTGGAATCAGTTTTGGGTAAGGGGAACCGAAAATAACCCAGGGACTTTAGGGATAGATGGTCAACCAAAAAATCACTCCTTTGATATTGGTCTCAGGAGGGCAAGGTTTCTGGCTTATGCCCAGGTATCTCCCAGGTTTTTGATTTTGTCCCATTGGGGGATCAATAACCAAACTTTTACCAATGGAGGTGCCCCGGGAGGTGGAATGACCGGAAATCCCGGAAATCTTCCTGTGATCGTCGATCCGGAAACAGGGACAGGGTCTGCCAATGCGCTTTCCGCCAAGAAACCGCAGATTTTTTTCCACGATATTTGGACAGAGTTTAAAATTATAGAGGAGTTGTACATAGGGGCAGGGCTGCATTATTGGAACGGAATTTCCAGGATGAGCAGTCATAGTACCTTGAACTTTATGGCCATTGATGCGCCGATTTTCAACTGGCCACTGATTGAACTTACGGATCAATTTGCAAGGCAATATGGTATCTATGCTAAAGGACAGGCTGCCAAATGGGATTACCGACTGGCCCTGAACAAGCCTTTCTCAGTGGGCAGTGGGGGTAGATTTGATGAAGATCGGCAAGTTCCGATAGCAGCCAACGTTGTCAATGACAACTGGGCCACGCAAGGATACATTGCCTATCAATTTCTGGAAAAAGAAAACAACAAGCTCCCGTTTTTTGTGGGCTCCTATCTGGGTACAAAAAAGGTCTTCAATATAGGAGGGGGCTGGCACCACCATGCAGGCGCTACCATGTCAAGAACTGCCGACGGGTCAGCACAATACCATGACATCAAACTTTTTGGTTTGGATACCTTCTTGGATGTACCCCTTAATCCGGCCAATGGAACGGCCATTACTTCCTATTCCGTCTTTTACAAATATGATTTTGGGCCCAATTATATGAGGAATATTGGGATCATGAATGTTGGTTTTGGCCAGGGAAGTACCCAAAATGGACCAGGGAATGCCCAGCCCACTATAGGAACAGGGAGTATCTTTTACTCCCAGACCGGGTTTTTGTTGCCCAAAAGCATTTTGGAAGATCATGGCAGAATCCAGCCTTTTGGGGCCTTTACCTACAAAAACTTTGAGCTGTTTGATGCCAGCTCCTGGCAATATGACCTAGGGGTCAACTATTACATGAATGGGCATCAGGCTAAAGTCACGCTTCAGTACAGCAATAGACCCCTTTTTGAAAATTACCGAAAAAGCGGCTCAGCCGGTGAATTCATCCTTCAAACTCATATCTTCTTATAA
- a CDS encoding response regulator transcription factor: protein MNKILIVDDEPNILLSLEFLFKKEGYKVFIARDGEEALGIIDESEPELVILDIMMPKVDGYEVCRHLKKNHQTTKVIFLTAKSKQQDIQKGLEAGADLYLTKPFSTKDLVSKVKTLMN, encoded by the coding sequence ATGAATAAGATATTGATTGTAGATGATGAACCCAATATTCTCCTTTCCCTCGAGTTTCTCTTCAAAAAAGAGGGGTACAAGGTTTTCATCGCACGGGATGGTGAGGAAGCATTGGGTATAATAGACGAAAGCGAACCGGAATTGGTCATTTTGGATATTATGATGCCCAAGGTGGATGGCTATGAAGTGTGCCGGCACCTGAAAAAAAATCATCAGACCACGAAAGTCATCTTCCTGACCGCAAAAAGTAAGCAACAGGATATCCAAAAAGGACTGGAGGCAGGAGCTGACCTTTACCTCACCAAGCCTTTTTCCACCAAGGATTTGGTATCCAAAGTCAAGACATTAATGAATTAA
- a CDS encoding DUF4212 domain-containing protein — MSETKLKMKAYWKKNLKTLLFLLAIWFLVSFGFGILLVEPLNTIQFGGFKLGFWFAQQGSIYTFVVLIFVYVYRMNQLDKEFDVNEE; from the coding sequence ATGTCAGAAACAAAACTCAAAATGAAAGCCTATTGGAAAAAGAACCTCAAGACGCTTCTTTTTCTCTTGGCCATATGGTTCCTGGTATCCTTTGGATTTGGAATCCTCCTAGTAGAACCCCTCAACACCATTCAGTTCGGCGGTTTCAAACTGGGCTTTTGGTTTGCCCAGCAAGGATCTATTTACACATTCGTTGTCCTCATTTTTGTTTATGTGTACCGCATGAACCAATTGGACAAGGAGTTTGACGTCAATGAAGAATAA
- a CDS encoding ATP-binding protein has translation MLSKGLIIAFTFGYLALLFAIAYFSEKSARKGKSYASNPYIYALSLAVYCTAWTYYGSVGRAASNGLEFLTIYLGPSLVAPLWWIVMRKIIRISKVQRISSIADFISSRYGKNITLGGVVTLFCLLGILPYTSIQIKAIASTFDILQYAEAAQPFVEIPFYQDTAFFLALGLALFTVLFGARDAEATAQHEGMVMAVAFESVFKLVAFLIVGVFVTYFIFEGFTDIFLQAELRGLDHLFVLQGENNASEWFWMSALSMMAVFFLPRQFQLAVVENTNEKHLDKAMWLFPLYLLLINIFVLPIALGGLVHFQDSVVDADTFVLALPIAYSQDWLALLVYLGGFSAATSMIIVSTIALSNMVSNNLVIPVLLVSDSFKNKFQHELGSIVIWIRRASIFLIIMLAYIYYKQVSAQFSLVSIGLISFVAIAQFAPAILGGIYWKKGSRLGALTGIIAGFIIWFYTLVVPTIVTAGWLPESLMTEGLFGIAALKPYSLLGMQDMTYITHGLFFSLSLNVFLYVLISMVKEQSSKEHNQAIVFVDIFKYSTTLDSSIIWKGQAYLPDLKALLINFLGEPKAEELLKTYTIETGKVLETNSYADPELVNYSERILSGIIGSASARIMVESVVKEEEISMEEVLGILKETQELKTLNLELKQKSKELKKASAELRRMNETLRLNDMLKDEFISTVTHEMKTPITSIRAFSEILMDEDLPEEERKRFLDIIIQETSRMARLIEQVLDLERFDSGRQELQLEKTDIRIVILQAAESMLQVFKEKGLRFDMQLDFEALELTIDEDRIKQVILNLLSNASKFAKSKVEFHGSLKDDELIIQVKDDGKGVPEEEVPYIFDKFFQAKNQTSKKPVGSGLGLAISKKIVEYHGGKIGISQEEGLTCFAFSLPLQESVKEKVIYPKDNE, from the coding sequence ATGCTCAGTAAGGGATTGATCATAGCGTTTACCTTTGGTTATCTGGCTTTGCTTTTTGCCATAGCTTACTTTTCTGAAAAATCAGCCCGGAAAGGAAAAAGCTATGCTTCCAATCCCTATATCTATGCCCTTTCTCTGGCAGTCTACTGTACAGCCTGGACCTATTATGGTTCTGTGGGTCGGGCTGCGAGCAATGGGCTGGAATTTTTGACGATATATTTGGGACCCAGCTTGGTTGCCCCCCTTTGGTGGATTGTCATGAGGAAGATCATCAGGATCAGCAAAGTGCAGAGGATTTCCTCTATTGCAGATTTTATTTCGAGCCGATATGGCAAAAACATTACCCTGGGTGGTGTGGTCACCCTGTTCTGCCTTTTAGGTATTCTGCCTTACACTTCCATTCAGATCAAGGCTATCGCAAGTACCTTTGATATTTTGCAATATGCGGAGGCAGCCCAGCCTTTTGTGGAAATCCCTTTTTATCAGGACACAGCTTTCTTCTTGGCTTTGGGATTGGCGCTTTTCACGGTTTTATTTGGGGCGCGTGATGCGGAGGCTACTGCCCAGCATGAGGGAATGGTCATGGCAGTGGCCTTTGAATCGGTTTTTAAACTTGTAGCTTTCCTGATTGTGGGGGTGTTTGTCACCTATTTTATCTTTGAAGGGTTTACGGACATATTCCTGCAGGCAGAATTAAGAGGATTGGATCACTTATTTGTCCTACAGGGGGAGAATAATGCCTCGGAATGGTTTTGGATGAGTGCCTTATCCATGATGGCTGTTTTCTTTTTGCCGAGACAGTTTCAGCTGGCTGTGGTGGAAAATACAAACGAGAAACATCTTGATAAGGCGATGTGGCTTTTTCCTTTGTATCTTTTGTTGATCAATATTTTTGTACTGCCCATTGCCCTTGGGGGACTTGTTCATTTTCAGGATTCAGTCGTCGATGCAGATACTTTTGTTTTGGCATTACCAATTGCATATAGTCAGGACTGGTTGGCATTATTGGTTTATCTGGGTGGGTTTTCGGCGGCTACCAGCATGATTATCGTTTCAACGATTGCTTTGAGCAATATGGTCAGCAATAACCTGGTAATTCCCGTCTTATTGGTCAGTGATAGCTTCAAAAACAAATTTCAGCATGAGTTAGGAAGTATTGTGATTTGGATCAGAAGGGCCAGTATCTTTTTGATTATCATGTTGGCCTATATTTATTACAAACAGGTTTCAGCGCAGTTTTCTTTGGTTTCCATTGGCCTGATCTCCTTTGTTGCCATCGCTCAGTTTGCTCCAGCCATATTGGGAGGCATTTACTGGAAAAAGGGATCCAGATTGGGGGCCCTGACAGGGATAATTGCCGGCTTTATCATCTGGTTTTATACACTCGTTGTACCAACAATTGTTACTGCAGGTTGGTTGCCGGAAAGCCTCATGACCGAGGGGCTGTTTGGAATTGCGGCTTTGAAGCCTTATAGCTTATTGGGCATGCAGGATATGACTTATATTACCCATGGTCTGTTTTTTAGTCTGTCCCTCAATGTGTTCTTATATGTTTTGATCTCTATGGTAAAGGAGCAGTCATCCAAGGAGCATAATCAGGCCATTGTTTTTGTGGATATTTTCAAATACAGTACCACCTTGGACAGTTCCATTATCTGGAAAGGTCAGGCCTACTTACCGGATTTGAAAGCGCTTCTGATTAATTTTCTTGGGGAACCAAAAGCAGAGGAATTACTGAAAACTTATACAATTGAGACAGGAAAAGTATTAGAGACCAACAGCTATGCTGATCCGGAATTGGTCAATTATTCCGAAAGGATATTATCAGGCATTATAGGATCAGCCTCTGCTAGGATTATGGTGGAATCTGTCGTCAAAGAAGAGGAAATCAGTATGGAAGAGGTCTTGGGAATCCTTAAAGAAACGCAAGAACTCAAAACGCTCAATCTTGAGCTCAAGCAAAAAAGTAAGGAGCTGAAAAAAGCCTCTGCCGAGCTCCGGAGAATGAATGAAACCCTGCGCCTCAATGATATGCTCAAAGATGAATTTATTTCGACTGTAACGCATGAGATGAAAACGCCCATAACCTCCATTCGGGCATTCTCAGAGATTTTAATGGATGAAGATTTGCCGGAAGAAGAAAGAAAGCGCTTTTTGGACATCATCATTCAAGAGACCAGCCGGATGGCGCGCCTGATAGAGCAGGTGTTAGATTTGGAGCGCTTTGATTCTGGAAGGCAGGAGTTACAACTTGAAAAGACAGATATTAGGATAGTTATCTTGCAGGCTGCTGAGAGTATGTTACAGGTATTTAAAGAGAAAGGCCTGCGTTTTGACATGCAGTTGGATTTTGAAGCCTTGGAGTTGACAATAGATGAAGATAGGATCAAGCAGGTCATTTTGAACCTCTTGTCCAATGCTTCCAAATTTGCCAAATCAAAAGTGGAGTTTCATGGGAGTTTAAAGGATGATGAGCTAATCATTCAGGTCAAAGATGATGGAAAAGGAGTCCCGGAGGAGGAAGTCCCCTATATTTTTGACAAGTTTTTCCAAGCCAAAAACCAAACCAGTAAAAAGCCGGTCGGCAGTGGTCTGGGGCTTGCCATATCAAAGAAAATAGTAGAATATCATGGAGGGAAAATAGGTATTTCCCAAGAAGAAGGACTTACCTGCTTCGCCTTTAGTCTTCCTTTACAGGAATCAGTGAAAGAAAAAGTAATATACCCTAAAGACAATGAATAA
- a CDS encoding FAD:protein FMN transferase, translated as MSSNANKNIIYSIVLLLLVAIVYFYRQSTSTTPQENIQTERSKVVFSGKTMGTSYRVVYLDESGRDFQSSIDSLLLVFNQSLSTYIPDSEISRFNQGDSLVYESPFFYPVLKSSKEIFELTEGAFDPTVGPLVNLWGFGPGGPQLKDSVNIDQLVKLISFKNIVFDETSVKKLLPGIKLDFSANAKGYGVDVIADFLHSKGIENYLVEIGGELVAKGVNEKGEIWKVGVSRPEEQGSADQLYSIIALDNRAMATSGNYRNYYEVDGLKVSHTIDPATGRPVRHGLLSATVVAGDCMTADALATALMVMGTEKAIQLQQKQGNFEIFLIYNDGEGNMKSYASEGIKPYLSFPVE; from the coding sequence ATGTCCAGTAACGCCAATAAAAATATAATTTATTCAATTGTACTGTTGTTGTTGGTAGCCATAGTCTACTTCTACCGGCAGAGTACATCCACCACTCCACAGGAAAATATTCAGACCGAGCGTTCAAAGGTGGTTTTTTCGGGAAAAACGATGGGCACTTCCTACAGGGTAGTTTATCTGGATGAAAGCGGAAGGGATTTTCAGTCCAGTATAGATTCGCTTTTGCTAGTTTTCAATCAGTCTTTGTCCACTTATATTCCTGATTCAGAAATCAGCCGATTTAATCAAGGCGATTCTTTGGTCTATGAATCTCCTTTCTTTTATCCGGTTTTGAAGTCAAGCAAAGAAATCTTTGAACTTACGGAGGGGGCATTTGATCCTACTGTAGGACCTTTGGTCAATCTATGGGGTTTTGGGCCCGGAGGGCCACAATTGAAAGACAGTGTCAATATTGATCAGCTGGTTAAATTGATCAGCTTCAAGAATATCGTATTTGATGAAACCTCTGTGAAAAAGCTGTTACCGGGTATCAAATTGGATTTCAGTGCCAATGCCAAGGGTTATGGTGTAGATGTGATAGCGGATTTTCTTCATTCCAAGGGTATAGAAAATTATTTGGTAGAAATTGGTGGAGAGTTGGTAGCCAAAGGTGTCAATGAAAAAGGCGAAATCTGGAAAGTAGGAGTTTCCAGACCGGAAGAGCAGGGCAGTGCTGATCAGCTTTACAGTATCATTGCTTTGGATAACAGGGCCATGGCTACTTCAGGGAATTACCGCAACTACTATGAAGTGGATGGATTGAAAGTTTCCCATACCATAGATCCGGCTACGGGTAGGCCTGTGAGACATGGTTTGCTCAGCGCTACCGTGGTAGCAGGGGATTGTATGACAGCAGATGCATTGGCCACTGCTTTGATGGTAATGGGAACTGAAAAGGCCATTCAGTTGCAACAAAAACAGGGAAATTTTGAAATATTCCTAATTTATAATGATGGAGAAGGGAACATGAAGTCCTATGCCAGCGAAGGCATCAAGCCTTATCTGTCCTTTCCTGTAGAATAG
- a CDS encoding sodium:solute symporter family protein produces MDILTWTYILVGASFALYIGIAIYTRAGSTKEFYTAGGGVSPLANGMATAADWMSAASFISMAGIIAFAGYDGSVYLMGWTGGYVLLALLLAPYLRKFGKFTVPDFVGDRYYSNKARVVAVICALFISFTYVAGQMRGVGIVFSRYLEVDINTGVIIGMCIVFFYAVLGGMKGITYTQVAQYCVLIFAYMVPAIFISMQLTGNPIPQLGLGGTVADGTHLLEKLDGVLSELGFAEYTSGRKGMADIFAITLALMVGTAGLPHVIVRFFTVPRVKDARLSAGYALIFIAILYTTAPAVAAFGIYNAIDTVADKPVSNLPEWVGNWQKTNLISIDDKNGDGIVQYTPVAETNELKIDRDIMVLASPEIAKLPNWVVGLVAAGGMAAALSTAAGLLLVISTSVSRDLFRTFKPDMTEKRELLIARISAAGAVILAGYFGVNPPGFVAEVVAFAFGLAAASFFPVIIMGIFSSRINKEGAIAGMVSGLVFTMLYIVFFKFWNPEMNNADHWWFGISPEGIGSVGMLVNFVVCFVVSKLTPAPPQDVQDMIQEIRIPRGAGKAHAH; encoded by the coding sequence ATGGATATTTTAACCTGGACATATATACTTGTTGGAGCTTCTTTTGCTCTTTATATCGGAATCGCTATTTACACCCGGGCAGGTTCCACCAAAGAATTTTATACCGCGGGTGGGGGAGTATCCCCTTTGGCCAATGGCATGGCTACCGCTGCAGATTGGATGTCAGCGGCATCTTTTATTTCCATGGCGGGAATCATAGCCTTTGCAGGTTATGATGGTTCGGTTTACCTGATGGGCTGGACAGGCGGTTATGTTTTGCTTGCCTTATTATTGGCACCTTATCTCCGCAAATTTGGAAAGTTTACCGTGCCGGATTTTGTGGGTGATCGGTACTATTCCAATAAAGCCCGGGTAGTAGCGGTCATCTGTGCCCTGTTTATATCATTTACCTATGTAGCCGGTCAAATGAGAGGAGTAGGCATCGTTTTTTCCCGATACCTGGAAGTGGATATCAATACAGGGGTGATCATCGGTATGTGCATCGTATTCTTCTATGCAGTGTTAGGAGGTATGAAGGGCATTACTTACACCCAAGTTGCCCAATATTGTGTACTGATCTTTGCTTACATGGTCCCTGCGATTTTCATTTCCATGCAATTGACGGGAAATCCGATTCCTCAATTGGGTTTGGGAGGTACAGTAGCAGACGGAACACACTTGCTTGAAAAGCTGGATGGTGTCCTCTCTGAATTAGGATTTGCAGAATATACCTCAGGCCGTAAAGGTATGGCGGATATTTTTGCCATTACCTTGGCTTTGATGGTGGGCACGGCTGGATTGCCACATGTGATTGTCAGGTTTTTTACGGTACCCAGGGTAAAAGATGCACGTCTTTCCGCTGGTTATGCGCTGATTTTCATTGCCATCCTGTATACCACTGCTCCTGCTGTAGCTGCTTTTGGGATTTATAATGCCATCGATACTGTGGCTGACAAGCCGGTGAGCAATTTGCCTGAATGGGTAGGCAACTGGCAAAAAACCAACCTGATCAGCATTGATGACAAAAACGGTGATGGTATCGTCCAATATACTCCGGTAGCTGAAACCAATGAACTGAAAATTGACAGGGATATCATGGTATTGGCCAGCCCTGAAATTGCCAAATTGCCCAACTGGGTAGTGGGTCTGGTAGCGGCCGGTGGTATGGCGGCAGCCTTATCCACTGCAGCAGGCTTGCTTTTGGTGATTTCCACTTCTGTATCCAGGGACCTGTTCAGGACATTTAAGCCGGATATGACGGAAAAAAGGGAATTATTGATTGCAAGAATTTCCGCGGCGGGTGCTGTGATCCTTGCTGGTTATTTTGGTGTAAACCCTCCAGGTTTTGTGGCTGAGGTGGTTGCCTTTGCTTTTGGATTGGCAGCTGCATCCTTCTTCCCGGTGATCATCATGGGCATTTTCTCCAGTAGAATCAATAAAGAAGGAGCCATAGCCGGCATGGTTTCAGGGTTGGTATTTACCATGCTATACATTGTCTTCTTCAAATTCTGGAATCCTGAAATGAATAATGCGGACCATTGGTGGTTTGGTATCTCTCCGGAAGGGATTGGTTCAGTAGGTATGCTGGTGAATTTTGTGGTATGTTTTGTGGTATCCAAACTTACCCCTGCACCTCCTCAGGATGTTCAGGATATGATTCAGGAGATAAGAATCCCAAGAGGAGCAGGCAAAGCACATGCACACTAA
- a CDS encoding transposase-like zinc-binding domain-containing protein, whose product MEKPVCPKCGHGKVVKSGVIGGRQRFKCKKCSYHFTVNKLGKSIDKYYVVKALQLYIEGISYREIERILGVSHVSVMNWVKQYKIKAPENYEYRPTYKVLNHTELVKYMAQKENLTDTGMLITELGDKFMIIKWERFKNR is encoded by the coding sequence ATGGAAAAGCCTGTTTGTCCTAAATGCGGTCATGGAAAAGTGGTAAAAAGCGGCGTAATAGGAGGAAGGCAACGGTTTAAATGTAAAAAATGCAGTTATCACTTTACGGTCAATAAGCTGGGTAAATCCATAGACAAATACTATGTGGTAAAGGCATTGCAGCTCTATATCGAAGGAATTTCATATCGTGAAATCGAAAGAATATTGGGTGTAAGCCATGTCTCTGTGATGAACTGGGTCAAGCAGTACAAAATCAAAGCCCCAGAGAACTATGAGTACCGGCCAACATATAAAGTCCTTAATCACACAGAATTGGTCAAATATATGGCCCAAAAGGAAAACCTGACAGACACCGGCATGCTGATCACGGAACTGGGAGACAAGTTCATGATCATCAAATGGGAAAGGTTCAAAAACCGGTGA
- the ruvB gene encoding Holliday junction branch migration DNA helicase RuvB: protein MREDYLSGEKDNLNSSDREIEKALRPLSFEDFTGQFKIVENLKIFVLAAKKRKEPLDHVLLHGPPGLGKTTLSHIIANELEAGIKITSGPVLDKPSDLAGLLTNLEEGDVLFIDEIHRLNPIVEEYLYSAMEDFRIDIMLDSGPNARSVQISLNPFTLIGATTRSGLLTSPLRARFGINSRLEYYDAKLLTDIVSRSANILQTPIDEVAANEIARRSRGTPRIANMLLRRTRDFAQVKGNGRITLEISKMALDALDVDENGLDEMDNRILLTIIDKFRGGPVGLGTIATACGEEAETIEEVYEPFLIQEGYIKRTSRGRIATELAYKHLKIKPNYGGGMGNLFE, encoded by the coding sequence ATGAGAGAAGATTATTTGAGTGGGGAAAAGGACAATTTGAATTCCTCGGACAGGGAAATAGAAAAAGCGCTAAGGCCATTAAGTTTTGAGGATTTTACCGGTCAGTTTAAGATCGTGGAAAACCTCAAAATATTTGTCCTCGCCGCAAAAAAAAGAAAAGAGCCATTGGATCATGTGCTTTTACATGGACCTCCGGGACTTGGGAAAACCACCCTCAGCCATATCATTGCCAATGAATTGGAGGCGGGCATCAAAATCACTTCAGGTCCTGTTTTGGACAAACCATCTGACCTCGCCGGATTATTGACGAATCTTGAGGAGGGAGATGTGCTTTTTATAGATGAAATCCACCGTCTCAACCCTATCGTGGAAGAATACCTGTATTCTGCCATGGAAGATTTCCGGATCGATATCATGTTGGATTCTGGCCCTAACGCGCGTTCGGTACAGATCTCCCTGAATCCATTTACACTGATCGGGGCCACCACGCGCTCAGGACTTTTGACCTCTCCCCTACGGGCAAGGTTCGGTATCAATTCCAGGTTGGAATATTATGACGCCAAGTTGTTAACAGATATCGTTTCCCGCTCTGCCAATATCCTTCAGACCCCAATAGATGAAGTGGCGGCCAATGAAATTGCAAGAAGAAGCCGGGGAACTCCGAGGATTGCCAACATGCTACTCCGTAGAACAAGGGATTTTGCCCAGGTGAAAGGAAATGGACGCATTACTTTGGAAATTTCCAAAATGGCATTGGATGCTTTGGATGTGGATGAAAATGGCTTGGATGAAATGGACAACAGGATTCTACTGACAATAATCGACAAATTCCGGGGCGGTCCTGTGGGCCTAGGCACTATAGCCACGGCCTGTGGGGAAGAGGCAGAGACGATCGAAGAAGTATATGAACCTTTTTTGATCCAGGAAGGCTATATCAAAAGAACCTCCAGGGGACGTATTGCCACCGAACTGGCATACAAGCACCTGAAAATTAAACCCAACTACGGGGGCGGAATGGGTAACCTCTTTGAATAA
- the queG gene encoding tRNA epoxyqueuosine(34) reductase QueG: protein MRNTTDLYAQIIKTQAKSLGFDFCGIAKAEFLEEEAPKLEAWLHENYHGKMAYMANHFDKRLDPTKLVDGAKTVVSLIYNYFPEKKLPEKEEDFKIAKYAYGQDYHHVIKDKLKRLLEILRDEIGEFGGRAFVDSAPVMERQWAQKTGIGWLGKNSLLLNRQMGSFFFLAELIIDLEVTADPPMVKDYCGTCTRCIDACPTDAIVQPGVVDGSKCISYFTIELKEEIPQDVKGKFENWVFGCDICQDVCPWNRFSKPHQEPKFDPHPDMMNFNRKDWEEITEATFNKVFSKSAVKRAKFSGFLRNLRFLQQ, encoded by the coding sequence ATGAGAAATACGACGGATCTATATGCACAAATAATTAAAACCCAAGCCAAAAGCTTGGGCTTTGATTTTTGCGGGATTGCCAAAGCAGAATTTCTGGAAGAAGAAGCCCCCAAGCTGGAAGCATGGCTCCACGAAAACTATCATGGAAAAATGGCCTATATGGCCAATCATTTTGACAAAAGGCTAGATCCGACCAAATTGGTGGATGGTGCCAAAACAGTAGTCAGCCTAATCTACAATTACTTTCCTGAAAAAAAGCTTCCTGAAAAGGAGGAGGATTTCAAAATTGCCAAATATGCTTACGGCCAGGATTACCACCACGTGATCAAGGACAAACTCAAAAGACTTCTGGAAATCCTAAGGGATGAGATCGGCGAATTTGGAGGAAGGGCTTTTGTGGATTCTGCCCCAGTAATGGAAAGACAATGGGCCCAAAAAACAGGAATTGGGTGGCTGGGGAAAAACAGTCTATTGCTCAACCGGCAAATGGGCAGCTTTTTTTTCCTGGCAGAATTGATCATTGATCTAGAGGTCACAGCAGACCCGCCTATGGTCAAAGACTATTGTGGCACTTGCACCAGATGTATTGACGCCTGTCCTACAGATGCCATCGTCCAACCGGGCGTTGTAGATGGCTCCAAATGCATATCGTATTTTACCATTGAACTGAAAGAGGAAATCCCCCAGGATGTAAAAGGAAAATTTGAGAACTGGGTATTTGGCTGTGATATCTGTCAGGATGTCTGTCCATGGAACAGGTTTTCAAAACCCCACCAAGAACCAAAATTTGACCCTCATCCGGATATGATGAATTTTAACCGAAAAGATTGGGAAGAAATAACGGAAGCGACCTTTAATAAAGTTTTTTCAAAATCTGCCGTCAAACGGGCCAAATTTTCGGGTTTTCTGAGAAATCTAAGATTCCTTCAGCAATAG
- a CDS encoding zinc permease: protein MLLNFILLFSTALLAGGLAYFIPSWEERYFKLVLVFAGSYLFAITVLHILPELFTESANPAGMGLYILLGFFIQQILALLSTGVEHGHIHHPSHHHASEIGVWTIMIGLFMHAFLEGTLLGNEGVLAAHVHDHAGHEHHHHHHGSNNLLFGILLHKGPEAFALVAVLMSVMKKRWIFLLLTVFALASPLGMLLSNYLYESKLLGGETLNIFYGLVAGGFLHISTTIFFESSPDHRFYLNKVLVSMLAFGLAISLEMLL, encoded by the coding sequence ATGCTCCTAAATTTTATACTCTTATTTTCCACCGCACTTCTGGCGGGTGGTTTGGCTTATTTTATTCCAAGTTGGGAAGAAAGGTATTTTAAATTGGTTTTGGTATTTGCAGGATCTTATTTGTTTGCCATTACGGTATTGCATATCCTACCTGAACTTTTTACGGAATCTGCCAATCCGGCCGGAATGGGACTTTATATTCTCTTAGGTTTCTTCATCCAGCAAATTTTGGCACTGCTTTCTACGGGTGTGGAACATGGACATATCCATCACCCAAGCCACCATCATGCCTCTGAAATTGGGGTTTGGACCATAATGATAGGATTATTTATGCATGCCTTTTTGGAAGGTACCTTGCTTGGTAATGAAGGTGTACTTGCTGCCCATGTTCATGACCATGCCGGTCATGAGCACCACCACCATCATCATGGCAGTAATAATTTGCTCTTTGGTATTTTATTGCACAAAGGACCTGAGGCCTTTGCTTTGGTGGCCGTTTTGATGAGTGTCATGAAGAAGCGCTGGATATTTCTATTGCTGACAGTTTTTGCTTTGGCCTCGCCATTGGGGATGTTGTTAAGCAATTATCTGTATGAAAGTAAACTTTTGGGGGGTGAGACATTGAACATATTCTATGGCCTGGTCGCTGGAGGGTTTTTACATATTTCCACTACTATATTTTTTGAGAGTAGCCCGGATCACCGGTTTTATCTCAATAAGGTTTTGGTAAGTATGCTTGCATTTGGATTGGCCATTTCGTTAGAAATGTTACTCTAA